The Nitrospinota bacterium genome has a window encoding:
- the tatC gene encoding twin-arginine translocase subunit TatC, whose product MKKKRSATGGEMPFTVHLGELRGRLIRSLVAMALAFCLCYAFAERLLYFLWLPAGRELVFIAPTEAFFAHLKVAFLASLVLVWPYLCYQAWAFVVPGLYEKERRYMVPFVVSATFMFLLGGSFVYTLILPYGMALLLGYGSATLVPMISVGAYISFSVRLLIAFGAIFELPVVMVLLGKLGLVTPQMLSRNRRYVIVLSFLVAAVLTPPDVFTQVLMAVPLLILYEVSILLTRWTAPKEVLEMEDDAAAAG is encoded by the coding sequence ATGAAGAAGAAGCGCTCCGCTACCGGCGGCGAGATGCCCTTCACGGTCCACCTGGGGGAGCTTCGGGGCAGGCTCATCCGGAGCCTCGTGGCAATGGCCCTGGCCTTTTGCCTCTGCTACGCCTTCGCCGAACGCCTGCTTTACTTTCTCTGGCTTCCAGCGGGGCGGGAGCTCGTCTTCATCGCCCCCACCGAGGCCTTCTTCGCCCACCTAAAGGTGGCCTTCCTCGCAAGCCTTGTGCTGGTCTGGCCCTACCTCTGCTACCAGGCGTGGGCCTTCGTCGTCCCGGGCCTATACGAGAAGGAGCGCCGCTACATGGTGCCCTTCGTCGTGAGCGCCACATTCATGTTCCTCCTCGGGGGGAGCTTCGTCTACACCCTAATTTTGCCCTACGGAATGGCCCTCCTGCTGGGCTACGGGAGCGCCACGCTCGTGCCCATGATTAGCGTCGGGGCGTACATCTCCTTCTCGGTGCGGCTCCTCATCGCCTTCGGCGCCATCTTCGAGCTGCCCGTCGTCATGGTGCTCCTGGGCAAGCTCGGCCTGGTGACCCCGCAGATGCTTTCTAGAAACCGCAGGTACGTCATCGTCCTGAGCTTCCTGGTGGCGGCGGTCCTGACGCCGCCGGACGTCTTCACCCAGGTGCTGATGGCCGTGCCCCTGTTGATCCTCTATGAGGTCTCGATATTGCTGACCCGGTGGACCGCCCCCAAGGAGGTCCTGGAGATGGAGGACGATGCCGCAGCCGCGGGCTGA
- a CDS encoding RidA family protein — MTRPTPKPISTDGAPAAIGPYSQAVRAGEFLFCSGQIPLEPASGEMVSGEIEAQARQVLENLKAVVEAAGASLDDVVKVTVYLADLADFATVNEVYEEYFGASKPARATIQAAALPRGARIEADCIAYLG, encoded by the coding sequence ATGACGCGACCAACTCCCAAACCCATCTCCACCGACGGCGCTCCGGCTGCCATCGGCCCCTACAGCCAGGCCGTCCGCGCCGGGGAGTTCCTCTTTTGCTCAGGGCAGATTCCCTTAGAGCCGGCGAGCGGCGAGATGGTCTCGGGTGAGATCGAAGCCCAGGCCCGCCAGGTGCTGGAAAACCTGAAGGCTGTCGTGGAGGCCGCCGGGGCGAGCCTGGACGACGTGGTCAAGGTGACCGTCTACCTGGCCGACCTGGCCGACTTCGCCACCGTGAACGAGGTCTACGAGGAGTACTTCGGCGCATCTAAACCCGCCCGGGCGACCATCCAGGCGGCGGCCCTCCCCCGAGGGGCGCGGATCGAAGCCGACTGCATCGCCTACCTCGGCTAG
- a CDS encoding acylphosphatase, translating into MVVYRYSAVSSATEHGLVGWVRNTRDGHVEIVAEGPAEGMEAFIKWCWIGPRAALVEDVRVEWREPTGEFTRFGVKY; encoded by the coding sequence ATGGTGGTATACCGCTACAGCGCCGTCAGCAGCGCCACCGAGCACGGGCTCGTCGGGTGGGTCCGCAACACCCGGGACGGCCACGTGGAGATTGTCGCCGAGGGGCCGGCCGAAGGGATGGAGGCCTTCATCAAATGGTGCTGGATTGGGCCGAGGGCCGCGCTCGTCGAGGATGTCCGCGTGGAGTGGCGCGAGCCGACCGGCGAGTTTACGAGATTCGGCGTCAAATACTGA
- the tatB gene encoding twin-arginine translocase subunit TatB: MFGIGMQELLIVLVIALIILGPKKLPEMARTLGRAFAELQRATQDLRSSVDFDVEEEEDEEPDEDEEADDDLPPAPGDPNEAFEHPEPGEADEVADPSTLDEAEETSTERTS, encoded by the coding sequence ATGTTCGGCATAGGGATGCAGGAGCTTTTGATAGTCCTCGTAATCGCCCTCATCATCTTGGGGCCTAAGAAGCTCCCGGAGATGGCCCGGACCCTCGGGAGGGCTTTCGCCGAGCTCCAGCGGGCCACGCAGGACCTCCGCTCCTCGGTGGACTTCGACGTTGAGGAGGAAGAGGACGAGGAGCCCGATGAGGATGAGGAGGCTGATGACGACCTGCCGCCGGCGCCGGGCGACCCCAATGAAGCATTCGAGCACCCCGAGCCTGGCGAGGCCGATGAGGTGGCCGATCCCTCAACGCTAGACGAGGCCGAAGAGACCTCCACCGAGAGGACCTCATGA